The Nocardia arthritidis genome has a window encoding:
- a CDS encoding BTAD domain-containing putative transcriptional regulator, with amino-acid sequence MSLDVRVLGPVRLLVGGEPVAVGGPKPRALLAALTVNRRRAVSSAALADMVWNEDPPDSYAASLQVFVSNIRKALRNSGVDPAMVLRTESSGYRLEISENECDLGRFEAARDAGARAAEVGDHPGAGQLFGAALKEWSGRALADLAGLQFADGFATAMDEELLLVTSARIDAEIACGRASSVIGELVALTTDHPLREPLWVQLITALYLSGRQADALDACRRVRTVLAEELGIDPSPALMDLEQRVLRQEPLSTMEMKRAERMAAAMTETVTELPRAVRSGQLRMPDGRAVRIAQGGMRIGRMTDNDLVLDDPKASRYHAHIMPSRAGLLIKDLHSANGVFVNDAPIDSGALLADGDAIRIGATVLTFQAIS; translated from the coding sequence ATGAGTCTGGATGTGCGCGTGCTCGGGCCCGTTCGATTGCTCGTCGGCGGTGAGCCGGTGGCGGTCGGCGGGCCCAAGCCGCGGGCCTTGCTCGCCGCGCTGACGGTGAACCGGCGACGCGCGGTGAGTTCGGCCGCCTTGGCCGACATGGTGTGGAACGAGGATCCACCCGATTCCTATGCGGCGAGCCTGCAGGTATTCGTCTCGAATATCCGTAAGGCCCTGCGTAATTCGGGTGTCGATCCGGCGATGGTGCTGCGCACCGAGTCGTCCGGGTATCGGCTGGAGATCAGCGAGAACGAATGCGATCTCGGGCGATTCGAGGCGGCGCGGGACGCGGGCGCCAGGGCCGCCGAGGTCGGCGACCATCCCGGAGCCGGCCAGCTTTTCGGTGCGGCACTGAAGGAGTGGAGCGGACGCGCACTGGCCGATCTGGCCGGTCTACAGTTCGCCGACGGTTTCGCCACCGCGATGGACGAGGAGCTGCTGCTCGTCACCTCCGCCCGGATCGATGCCGAAATCGCTTGCGGGCGGGCGTCATCGGTGATCGGCGAGCTGGTCGCGCTGACCACCGACCATCCGCTGCGCGAACCGCTGTGGGTGCAGCTGATCACCGCGCTGTATCTGTCGGGGCGCCAGGCCGATGCGCTGGATGCCTGCCGCCGGGTGCGCACCGTCCTCGCCGAGGAACTCGGCATCGATCCGAGCCCGGCGCTGATGGACCTGGAGCAGCGGGTGCTGCGCCAGGAACCGCTCAGCACCATGGAGATGAAGCGCGCCGAGCGGATGGCCGCGGCGATGACCGAGACGGTCACCGAACTGCCGCGCGCCGTGCGCAGCGGCCAGCTGCGTATGCCGGACGGCCGGGCGGTGCGAATCGCCCAGGGCGGCATGCGAATCGGCCGGATGACCGATAACGATCTCGTCCTCGACGATCCGAAGGCCAGCCGCTACCACGCGCACATCATGCCGAGCCGGGCCGGGCTGCTGATCAAGGATTTGCATTCGGCCAACGGCGTTTTCGTCAACGACGCACCGATCGACAGCGGTGCGCTGCTCGCCGACGGGGATGCCATCCGGATCGGCGCGACCGTGCTTACCTTCCAGGCGATTTCGTAG